CCTGTTCTTTGAAAAAAGCACCGTCACAGATGGCACAGTAGGAAACACCTCGACCGGTCAATTCTTTTTCTCCGGGAACATTGAGCAGTACCGGTGAACCGCCCGTGCAAACAACCATTGTCTTGCCTATATAAGTATCACCGCCAGCGCCGACAGCAACCTTGCGGTAATCACCCTCGGATTGTATCTCGACAATTTCATCGGATAATACCTCAAGCCCGAATTTCCTGGCGTGCTCGGTCATTTTCATCGCCAGCTCGACTCCTGAAATATGCTCAAAACCCGGATAATCCTCAACTTCCTCGGTGTTAACGATTTGCCCGCCTGGTGTATATTTTTCAATCATAACAGTCTTCAAATTCGCGCGAGAACCATACAGTCCGGCGGTAATGCCTCCCGGGCCTCCGCCAACGATTACGATATCATAGTTTTTTTCTTCACCCATAATTTATTTCCTCAAATAATCCGGTAACTGCATTTCCATTGATGAAAACTTCGCGCCAAACTCCTTTTCGACAATTGCGTGATCGCACGTCGAACCGGCCGTCATCATATTCAATTGATCTACGGTTATCGGCACAGGTTTCAATATTTTTTCCAACACTCGAACCGCCGCCTTAACCAAACCCATCGGCAAGTGTATATTGTACTTTTTTATGCCAATAATGTTTTTGATTATATCAAGAATTTCCAGATAAGTCAACCGCTCCGGTCCGCCGATTTCGTAGGTCTGGCGTGATGTAAAATTGCGTTGACTCGATAGTGCCATAACGGCGCACAATTCCTCGACATATACAGGTTGGAACTTATACAGCCCGTCCCCGATTACCGGAATAAGCGGTGAATATCTAACCATTTTGGCGATTCTATTGATGAAATCATCTTCCGGTCCATAAACGATTGAGGGACGAAAAATAGTATAATCAAGTCCGGAATTCCGTACTGCTTCTTCCGCTGCCCATTTTGTCTGAAAATATAGCGACGAGGAGTTTTCACTTGTCCCTAATGCGGAAAGATAAAAAATTTTGGATATACCGCTATTTTTTGCCGCTACGACAACATTTTGCGTCCCCATCTCTACCGTTTTCCGGAATGATTTGTCTCTCGTCTCGGCAATTATCCCGACCAGGTGATAAACCGCGTCGCATC
This genomic interval from Candidatus Zixiibacteriota bacterium contains the following:
- a CDS encoding complex I NDUFA9 subunit family protein, with protein sequence MPNDDISHNSINKVAVLGGSGFIGSHLVLHLLQPGYSLNILFNKTRPDLISLRGRINIFEGNIDDVESLEKCFEGCDAVYHLVGIIAETRDKSFRKTVEMGTQNVVVAAKNSGISKIFYLSALGTSENSSSLYFQTKWAAEEAVRNSGLDYTIFRPSIVYGPEDDFINRIAKMVRYSPLIPVIGDGLYKFQPVYVEELCAVMALSSQRNFTSRQTYEIGGPERLTYLEILDIIKNIIGIKKYNIHLPMGLVKAAVRVLEKILKPVPITVDQLNMMTAGSTCDHAIVEKEFGAKFSSMEMQLPDYLRK